Proteins encoded together in one Bermanella marisrubri window:
- a CDS encoding replication initiation protein: protein MAKKIEKTQLEMPLEELLLRDISKDPEYPTLFASLPIFLPTMHRKKYDTKDWDDNSEFTYKTPFGSVSRFGPGLNIFDEDTLIGLMHIARDKKLDGHPTKMPAQLTGDGSVVVHVGETSALELNRFLRRGVSEPELEATRASVSRLSKTTLQIYSSTTDVEGDTKFFDYVGQRNVKGKFLVQFRPEVVKLFEQYVVLDFDLRTALSDTGKAVHRFLCSINKNRFSIKLDDLATAISYSGRKTDFKNTLFGTKTKPSQLEMMQKKGFIVDYELQGTGRKIPYSLSVTLNRSAELPS, encoded by the coding sequence ATGGCGAAAAAGATAGAAAAAACACAATTAGAAATGCCACTAGAAGAACTCTTACTTAGGGACATCAGCAAAGATCCTGAGTACCCTACCCTCTTCGCATCACTCCCGATTTTTCTTCCTACAATGCATCGTAAAAAATACGATACAAAGGATTGGGACGACAATTCTGAATTTACATACAAAACACCCTTCGGATCTGTCAGTCGTTTTGGCCCTGGATTGAATATATTCGATGAGGATACTCTTATCGGACTAATGCACATAGCGCGTGATAAAAAGCTTGATGGACACCCAACCAAAATGCCTGCTCAGCTAACAGGTGATGGTAGTGTTGTTGTCCATGTTGGTGAGACGTCAGCGTTGGAGCTTAATCGATTTCTAAGACGAGGAGTTTCGGAGCCAGAATTGGAAGCTACTCGGGCTAGTGTTTCTCGTTTATCTAAAACAACACTTCAAATCTACTCAAGCACTACAGATGTTGAAGGAGATACCAAGTTTTTCGATTATGTTGGTCAGCGAAATGTTAAAGGGAAGTTTCTTGTTCAATTTAGGCCTGAAGTCGTTAAGCTTTTTGAGCAGTATGTTGTATTAGATTTCGATTTGAGAACGGCACTTTCTGATACTGGGAAGGCGGTTCATAGGTTCCTATGCAGTATTAACAAAAACAGATTCTCAATTAAGCTTGATGATTTAGCGACTGCTATTTCTTATTCTGGACGGAAAACAGATTTTAAAAACACGCTGTTTGGAACAAAGACCAAGCCATCTCAATTAGAGATGATGCAAAAGAAAGGTTTTATAGTTGATTACGAGCTGCAAGGAACAGGCAGAAAGATCCCTTATTCTTTGTCTGTAACGTTAAATCGTTCAGCGGAACTTCCATCGTGA
- a CDS encoding replication initiation protein, with protein sequence MEALLQNYKNDSALSRIEEFLPYKPFCSDNKTAALIRVAYSALRYDYIQVNPPEMLAWMVFDLDNHPTTGKEADPFIWQWEGLPPPNLIVTNLDNSKSHLYYAVAPVCRSKKARIKPQQYFKAVRKKLGARLGADPDFTSPVSKNPFSKNFRTLEIHNDEYSLCELDVALDEPKANAFYELPGAATEVSIGRNTTVFNWLRYWAYEAVDEARKHDFDTWTRRCHVQARRFAIKASDALGKECLKDSEIKAIAKSVSGWVWNNYNGDNIDRGIMGLNDSGLDLKKKQSLAAHRTNSMSRERNKKAVKRVILALKRAGFSNSEITRSRVAKIVGLGRKALYTTYKAVFDRYIAFPSKKASESTRKLAGALFELRTPLDLTAISVIARKIHTSATWGLDPPPD encoded by the coding sequence ATGGAAGCGCTATTGCAGAATTATAAAAACGATTCAGCTTTATCAAGGATCGAAGAATTTTTACCTTATAAACCGTTTTGTTCGGATAACAAAACGGCTGCGCTTATTCGCGTTGCATATAGCGCGCTGCGTTATGACTACATACAAGTCAACCCGCCTGAAATGCTCGCTTGGATGGTGTTCGATTTAGATAATCATCCAACAACTGGGAAAGAAGCAGATCCTTTTATTTGGCAATGGGAAGGGTTACCTCCCCCAAATCTAATTGTCACCAACCTCGATAATTCCAAAAGCCATCTTTACTATGCTGTTGCGCCAGTTTGCCGCAGCAAAAAAGCCCGAATTAAACCTCAGCAATATTTTAAAGCAGTTCGGAAGAAACTTGGGGCTCGCTTAGGAGCCGATCCTGATTTCACATCGCCGGTGTCCAAAAATCCTTTTAGCAAAAACTTCAGAACGTTAGAAATACATAATGATGAGTACTCGTTGTGTGAGTTGGATGTTGCCTTAGATGAGCCTAAAGCGAATGCGTTTTATGAGCTTCCTGGTGCTGCTACAGAGGTATCCATTGGTCGTAACACGACTGTTTTTAACTGGCTGAGATACTGGGCTTATGAAGCTGTTGATGAAGCTAGAAAGCATGACTTTGATACATGGACACGCAGGTGTCATGTACAGGCTAGACGTTTTGCAATTAAAGCCTCGGACGCACTTGGGAAAGAATGTTTGAAAGACAGCGAGATCAAAGCGATTGCAAAGTCCGTCTCTGGTTGGGTTTGGAACAATTACAATGGCGACAACATAGATCGAGGAATCATGGGACTAAATGATTCTGGGCTTGATCTCAAGAAAAAACAATCACTTGCAGCTCACAGAACTAATTCCATGAGTCGTGAGCGTAATAAGAAAGCAGTTAAGCGAGTTATTCTGGCACTCAAGAGGGCTGGATTCAGCAACTCTGAAATTACGAGATCCAGAGTCGCAAAGATTGTTGGGCTTGGCCGTAAGGCGCTCTATACGACCTACAAGGCTGTTTTTGATAGATACATTGCATTCCCTTCTAAGAAAGCCTCAGAAAGCACTAGAAAGCTTGCTGGAGCGCTATTCGAATTACGAACCCCCCTAGACCTAACCGCGATTTCAGTTATAGCAAGAAAGATACATACATCCGCTACTTGGGGCCTAGACCCACCTCCTGATTAG
- a CDS encoding type IV secretion system DNA-binding domain-containing protein: MSDLDRRYIEWIQSIASDMAELTNPYWFYVLTISLFLAALFSMSPLNTKADSKFSEHILVKERKLIILTWFLLFCYPLLNMWLYAASNNDYSIEGITPFLTFYLELTKQQWPLPIMGLISGLLINFMYQRYMVSLISKFKRALRFKQSNDELSDIRNEKKRFKAKDFLPSKHYDKNGIVVGLDENNKPLYIDNDTWYETNMQVVGPTRYGKGVILGGLIDQAIRRNDTVFYIDPKEDKFLPYIMYNACKEMGRKFVYVSLKDGEIGSYSPFTGGNEFDARDRIITAFDLALTGHPGTDFYKTQEQEEIDKYFSETKTIKGLASKINPDAASKLKAQLESWKRHESLCPKSGKGFSVEQALLDNAVVYIRGSLTSDILKKATKTLIIEVIQESMRLQKERQAHLSFFIDEVRFLASKQLADAMATAIGFRVNMVLAYQSILDTMTPDDQTLNGKSLTQSINVNSQVKAIYGGADTETAEWGASLSGERLKTITRLEKTEIKSGGGESWEPSRMLGSQAEHLIPANVFLSMPPRVCALYRPMHQAQICFTSFVPVKETDSLDTYIASKQPKKQYDQVKDKSPRDLKDTNAPTENNQKEKEKDSETKMNNLASVLPAPQKAEKGKRKQRRSKQKEKKQADRNIIGHEDLETGFEIDEQQITDFMSESYVDELDN; the protein is encoded by the coding sequence ATGAGCGATTTAGACCGGCGCTACATAGAATGGATACAATCTATTGCATCAGATATGGCTGAACTGACAAATCCATATTGGTTCTATGTGCTCACGATTTCTCTATTTTTAGCAGCTCTTTTTTCAATGTCTCCGTTGAATACAAAAGCCGACTCGAAGTTTTCAGAACACATTTTAGTGAAAGAACGTAAGCTAATAATTCTTACTTGGTTCCTATTATTTTGCTATCCGCTATTAAATATGTGGCTGTATGCAGCATCAAATAACGACTATTCCATAGAAGGAATAACTCCATTTTTGACCTTTTATTTAGAGCTGACAAAACAACAATGGCCCCTCCCAATAATGGGCTTGATATCGGGCTTGCTTATCAACTTTATGTACCAACGGTACATGGTATCTTTAATATCAAAGTTCAAAAGAGCATTGCGCTTCAAGCAATCTAACGATGAGCTATCTGATATAAGAAATGAGAAAAAGCGGTTCAAAGCAAAAGACTTTCTTCCTTCGAAACATTACGACAAAAATGGAATCGTCGTAGGTTTAGACGAGAACAATAAACCACTCTATATCGACAATGACACTTGGTATGAGACAAATATGCAAGTGGTTGGGCCTACTCGTTACGGTAAGGGTGTAATTCTCGGCGGTCTTATAGATCAAGCTATTAGGCGCAATGATACTGTCTTTTATATAGACCCCAAGGAAGATAAATTCCTTCCGTATATTATGTATAACGCTTGTAAAGAGATGGGCAGAAAATTTGTCTACGTTAGTCTGAAGGATGGCGAAATAGGTAGTTATTCTCCATTTACCGGCGGTAACGAATTCGACGCAAGAGACCGAATTATTACTGCATTTGATTTGGCGCTAACGGGTCATCCAGGAACAGATTTCTATAAAACTCAAGAACAGGAAGAAATAGATAAGTACTTTAGTGAAACCAAGACAATAAAAGGGCTAGCTTCAAAGATAAACCCAGATGCTGCTTCAAAGCTGAAAGCCCAGCTCGAATCATGGAAACGTCATGAATCATTGTGCCCAAAATCGGGTAAAGGTTTTTCGGTCGAACAAGCTCTTTTGGATAATGCTGTAGTTTATATACGGGGTTCTTTGACCAGTGATATTCTAAAGAAAGCCACTAAAACATTAATAATTGAAGTTATTCAGGAATCGATGCGTCTACAAAAAGAACGCCAAGCTCACCTAAGCTTTTTTATCGACGAAGTTCGATTCCTAGCTAGCAAACAATTAGCTGATGCGATGGCTACCGCAATAGGTTTCAGAGTAAACATGGTATTAGCCTATCAATCTATTCTAGATACGATGACTCCTGACGACCAAACATTAAATGGAAAGTCACTTACTCAAAGTATAAATGTGAACTCTCAAGTTAAAGCTATTTATGGGGGCGCAGACACTGAAACAGCAGAGTGGGGGGCTTCGCTCTCAGGTGAAAGACTCAAAACAATAACTCGCCTAGAAAAAACAGAAATAAAATCAGGCGGTGGTGAGTCATGGGAGCCCTCTAGAATGCTGGGTTCTCAAGCAGAACATTTGATACCTGCAAATGTCTTTTTATCAATGCCTCCGCGAGTTTGCGCCCTATATCGACCAATGCACCAGGCACAAATTTGTTTTACTAGTTTTGTTCCAGTGAAAGAGACAGATTCTCTCGACACATACATTGCTTCGAAACAACCAAAAAAGCAGTACGACCAAGTAAAAGACAAGTCACCACGCGACCTTAAGGACACGAACGCTCCAACTGAGAACAATCAAAAGGAAAAAGAAAAAGACTCTGAAACAAAAATGAACAACCTTGCTTCTGTATTGCCCGCTCCACAAAAAGCGGAGAAAGGGAAACGGAAGCAACGAAGATCAAAACAAAAAGAAAAGAAACAAGCTGATAGAAATATAATTGGACACGAAGATCTTGAAACTGGATTTGAAATCGATGAGCAACAAATCACTGACTTTATGTCCGAATCCTATGTTGATGAACTAGACAACTAG
- a CDS encoding lytic transglycosylase domain-containing protein, which produces MHKSLFLSLFFCLFSLEAQSFDACFDDAGRRFEIDPNLLRAIAHVESSMNPTAINDRGSERDIGLMQINSWWLPHLKRFGIAEKDLFHACTNIEVGSWILSENIKRHGARWDSVGVYNVGTGRGLESLKRDYVNRVYEFYSRLQ; this is translated from the coding sequence ATGCATAAGAGCTTATTTTTAAGTTTGTTTTTTTGTCTCTTTTCGCTCGAAGCGCAGTCTTTTGATGCTTGCTTTGATGATGCAGGAAGGCGATTTGAGATTGATCCCAATTTATTGCGTGCTATCGCTCATGTTGAGTCGAGTATGAATCCGACTGCTATTAATGATCGAGGAAGCGAAAGGGATATTGGTCTTATGCAAATTAATAGTTGGTGGCTTCCTCACTTAAAAAGGTTTGGGATTGCCGAAAAGGATTTGTTTCATGCTTGCACAAATATCGAAGTTGGATCTTGGATTTTGTCGGAGAACATCAAGAGGCATGGAGCAAGATGGGATTCAGTAGGAGTTTATAATGTTGGGACGGGAAGAGGATTGGAATCTCTTAAAAGGGATTACGTTAATCGCGTCTACGAGTTTTATTCTCGGTTGCAGTAG
- a CDS encoding OmpA family protein, producing MQEGQSLLAANDDESPKQTFLSAVQFDFDSSELTGKARMKLLAKMADLQKQGVSSVSVFGFTDNVGAEAYNKNLAKDRASTVARFLANGGVQINEVVGKPLCCYLVDNESDQNRHVNRRAEIHLGN from the coding sequence ATGCAAGAAGGCCAATCCTTACTGGCTGCCAATGATGATGAGTCTCCAAAGCAAACTTTCTTAAGCGCTGTTCAATTTGATTTTGATTCTTCCGAATTGACTGGGAAGGCTCGAATGAAATTGTTGGCAAAAATGGCGGATCTTCAAAAGCAGGGTGTGAGCTCAGTTTCGGTTTTTGGTTTTACTGACAATGTTGGTGCTGAAGCTTACAACAAGAATTTAGCTAAAGATCGTGCTTCCACAGTGGCGCGGTTTTTAGCTAATGGTGGGGTTCAGATTAATGAGGTAGTTGGCAAGCCTCTTTGTTGCTATCTCGTTGATAATGAATCTGATCAAAATCGGCATGTAAATAGACGTGCCGAAATACACTTAGGAAACTAA
- the traL gene encoding type IV conjugative transfer system protein TraL, with protein MAVSENYWIPRTLEDPPLFFVWEMDTAVVFLTSMIIFLLFSSPIIGFFVSLWLSKSYARVKEQGGVSLFGSFLYWYLPVDLSKRYPSFIREYVGH; from the coding sequence ATGGCCGTTAGTGAAAATTATTGGATACCGAGGACGCTTGAAGATCCACCATTATTTTTCGTATGGGAAATGGATACCGCAGTGGTCTTTCTCACTTCAATGATAATTTTTCTACTTTTCTCTTCGCCGATAATCGGTTTTTTTGTGTCGCTATGGTTGTCGAAATCGTATGCGCGGGTAAAAGAACAGGGCGGGGTTAGTTTGTTTGGGTCGTTTTTGTATTGGTATCTTCCAGTCGATCTATCTAAACGATATCCAAGTTTTATTCGTGAGTATGTGGGGCATTAA
- the traE gene encoding type IV conjugative transfer system protein TraE: MNRDVYKSVIAQMNVSRLFWASLSSLLIVSNVLLAYFVVTADTSEKTTLVPIGFESEFWVHNEEVDPEYLEQMSLFFLDLYTDYHPSNVESRFKMILKYVEPSAHGLLERRFDSEAQRIRNSSLSSTFHPSAIKIRETTVFVHGILQGLVAGKATDPDLDAVFRIDFEHDHGRLFIKTIERVIETQSGEYLAYE; this comes from the coding sequence ATGAATCGTGACGTATACAAAAGTGTTATTGCGCAGATGAATGTGTCCCGACTTTTCTGGGCAAGTCTTAGTTCATTGCTCATTGTTTCTAATGTACTGCTTGCTTACTTTGTGGTGACTGCTGACACCAGTGAAAAAACGACTCTTGTTCCAATAGGTTTCGAAAGTGAGTTTTGGGTTCACAATGAAGAGGTTGATCCTGAGTATCTAGAGCAAATGAGCCTGTTTTTCTTGGATCTTTACACTGATTATCACCCATCGAATGTTGAATCTAGATTTAAAATGATTCTCAAATATGTTGAGCCTAGCGCACACGGCTTACTAGAGCGACGTTTTGATAGCGAAGCTCAGCGAATTCGAAATAGCTCGCTTTCATCAACTTTTCATCCTTCAGCAATCAAGATCCGAGAAACCACAGTTTTTGTTCATGGAATTTTGCAGGGGTTGGTTGCTGGGAAGGCTACAGACCCCGATTTAGATGCGGTGTTTAGAATTGATTTTGAGCATGATCATGGTCGGCTTTTTATTAAGACTATTGAGCGTGTTATAGAAACACAGTCGGGAGAATATCTTGCTTATGAATAA
- a CDS encoding TraK domain-containing protein: protein MNNIVVFLLVALISSTAFSIQTYSVSDGDSIQIKVSSKDLTRIRMDSGRLDGAWGLDENFTHKADRSKGEIFVRPKPGAPTTSSFFIKDGNGSVYSVTAVQHAIPSDTVVLKSLDYTAKRDSSQSSRKASSDVKRIKRLVKAMARGEGLSGYSRSSKKAEVELWKNIEIVQVDSYVGRDFEGEVYAIRNSDEKDHVFHESEFRNFGEHVRFAGLDKLKIVPNETTTLYVVREAK from the coding sequence ATGAATAATATCGTTGTTTTTTTGCTTGTCGCTTTGATCTCATCAACAGCGTTTTCAATTCAGACTTATTCTGTTTCCGATGGTGATTCTATTCAGATCAAAGTTTCTTCCAAAGATCTTACTCGTATTCGTATGGACTCAGGGAGATTGGATGGTGCTTGGGGGTTGGATGAAAACTTCACTCATAAAGCCGATAGATCAAAAGGTGAGATTTTTGTTAGACCGAAGCCTGGTGCTCCAACAACATCGTCTTTCTTTATAAAGGATGGAAATGGATCGGTTTATAGTGTCACTGCGGTTCAGCATGCAATACCTAGTGACACTGTTGTACTGAAGTCACTCGATTATACGGCCAAAAGAGATAGCTCCCAATCTTCTCGAAAAGCTTCAAGTGATGTGAAACGCATTAAGCGCTTAGTGAAAGCTATGGCAAGAGGGGAGGGGTTATCTGGTTATTCCCGGTCTTCAAAAAAGGCAGAAGTCGAACTTTGGAAGAACATCGAAATTGTTCAAGTGGATAGCTATGTAGGTCGAGATTTTGAGGGCGAAGTTTATGCCATTCGAAATAGCGATGAGAAGGATCATGTGTTTCATGAGTCAGAATTTAGAAACTTTGGTGAGCACGTTCGTTTTGCTGGCCTAGACAAGCTAAAGATTGTTCCCAATGAAACAACAACTCTCTATGTGGTTAGGGAGGCGAAATAA